From the Spiroplasma sp. BIUS-1 genome, one window contains:
- the rnpM gene encoding RNase P modulator RnpM translates to MSKDLNLRKDAASNKMYPKIELIRVVKNKNGEVFIDNTKKANGRGAYIRPTVEAVNKVKKTRALERNLKTTLEEQFYEKLLEEVKLNWD, encoded by the coding sequence ATGTCAAAAGATTTAAATCTTAGAAAAGATGCTGCATCTAATAAGATGTATCCTAAAATAGAATTAATAAGAGTTGTTAAGAATAAAAACGGAGAAGTTTTTATTGATAATACTAAAAAAGCAAATGGTAGAGGCGCATACATCAGACCTACTGTTGAAGCTGTAAATAAAGTTAAAAAAACTAGAGCTTTAGAGAGAAATTTAAAAACTACTTTAGAAGAACAATTTTATGAAAAACTTTTAGAAGAGGTAAAATTAAATTGGGATTAG
- a CDS encoding 50S ribosomal protein L7: MGLDLDRLLGSLGMISSAGKLIYGEKLFDQIKQSKIKLVLTTTDMGQSQLKKINDKANFYNIKIINNLFDSTTLNKAIGRSNVKSVGVSDENFVKLLLKNVE, from the coding sequence TTGGGATTAGATTTAGATAGACTTTTAGGTTCTCTTGGAATGATTTCTTCTGCTGGTAAATTGATTTATGGTGAAAAACTATTTGATCAAATCAAACAAAGCAAAATAAAACTAGTATTAACAACAACTGATATGGGTCAATCCCAATTAAAAAAAATAAATGATAAAGCTAATTTTTATAACATAAAAATCATCAATAATTTATTTGACTCTACTACTTTAAACAAAGCAATAGGTCGAAGTAATGTAAAAAGCGTTGGAGTAAGTGATGAAAATTTTGTAAAGTTACTTTTAAAAAACGTCGAATAA
- the infB gene encoding translation initiation factor IF-2 gives MAKNTKQTNTNNKVQAKNKSKAHSANLKNQLKQTTETGLIDGVFVYTEPLSIADFAKKLNKGPAEIVKWFFTNGSMVTQNQVLSEEQMGELCIEFGYDFKKETTVTKENIFETFNEKDDPKDLKAKPPIVTIMGHVDHGKTTLLDSIRNANVTEGEFGGITQHIGAYQATIKDNKITFIDTPGHEAFTEMRARGSEVTDIVILVVAADDGVMPQTEEAIDHAKAADVPIIVFVNKIDKPGADPSKVKMELMNYGIVAEEYGGDIPFIEGSAKAKTGLDTLLETILLISELKDLKANPNKFARGTVIEAKLDKNRGPIATILVQEGTLRMRDIVIAGGTFGTIKDLENENKAKLKEVLPGQPAVVIGLNEVPKAGDKFIVVTEEKMARDIAKAQFEKQQNEARQKNQTFTLDSIKNKIESGELKSINIILKADTQGTVEAVRNSMLKINIEGVKINVIRATVGAISVSDVTLALASDALIYGFNVRPTAQVRQKAEEDGVEIRLHNIIYKLIEEIAEAATGMLDPVFEEKSLGEAEVRQLFKHSQVGTIAGCRIISGTVPRNSKVHILRDGIVVYTGELSSLKNKKDDIKEAKEGAECGLTIKNFNDLKENDIIEAYKVEEVK, from the coding sequence ATGGCAAAAAATACAAAACAAACAAACACAAATAATAAAGTTCAAGCCAAAAACAAATCCAAAGCACACAGTGCAAATTTAAAAAATCAATTAAAACAAACTACAGAGACAGGATTAATAGATGGGGTTTTTGTTTATACAGAACCTTTATCAATTGCAGACTTTGCAAAAAAACTAAATAAAGGACCTGCAGAAATCGTTAAATGATTTTTTACAAACGGTTCAATGGTGACTCAAAATCAAGTACTTTCAGAAGAACAAATGGGAGAATTGTGTATTGAGTTCGGATATGACTTTAAAAAAGAAACTACTGTTACAAAAGAAAACATCTTTGAAACTTTCAATGAAAAAGATGATCCAAAAGATTTAAAAGCAAAACCTCCAATAGTTACAATTATGGGACACGTTGACCATGGTAAAACAACACTATTAGACTCAATAAGAAACGCAAATGTAACTGAAGGAGAATTTGGTGGTATTACTCAACATATTGGAGCCTATCAAGCTACAATAAAAGATAATAAAATAACATTTATTGATACTCCAGGTCACGAAGCTTTCACAGAAATGAGAGCAAGAGGAAGTGAAGTTACAGATATAGTTATTTTAGTTGTTGCAGCAGATGATGGTGTTATGCCTCAAACAGAAGAAGCAATTGACCATGCTAAAGCAGCAGATGTTCCAATAATAGTTTTTGTTAATAAAATCGATAAACCTGGAGCAGATCCAAGTAAAGTTAAAATGGAATTAATGAACTATGGAATCGTTGCAGAAGAATACGGTGGAGATATTCCATTTATTGAAGGTTCTGCAAAAGCAAAAACTGGTTTAGATACTTTATTAGAAACTATCTTATTAATTTCAGAGCTTAAAGATTTAAAAGCAAATCCAAATAAATTTGCTCGTGGAACAGTTATTGAAGCTAAATTGGATAAAAATAGAGGTCCAATAGCAACAATTCTAGTTCAAGAGGGAACTTTAAGAATGAGAGATATCGTAATTGCTGGAGGTACTTTTGGTACTATCAAAGATTTAGAAAATGAAAATAAAGCTAAGTTAAAAGAAGTGTTACCAGGTCAACCAGCAGTTGTAATCGGTTTAAATGAAGTTCCAAAAGCTGGAGATAAATTCATTGTTGTTACAGAAGAGAAAATGGCAAGAGATATTGCAAAAGCTCAATTTGAAAAACAACAAAATGAAGCAAGACAAAAAAATCAAACTTTCACTTTAGACTCAATTAAAAATAAAATTGAATCTGGAGAATTAAAATCAATTAACATTATTCTAAAAGCAGATACACAAGGGACTGTTGAAGCTGTTAGAAACTCAATGTTAAAAATAAATATTGAAGGTGTAAAAATTAACGTTATTAGAGCAACTGTTGGAGCAATATCAGTAAGTGATGTTACTTTAGCATTAGCATCAGATGCCTTAATTTACGGATTCAACGTTAGACCAACTGCTCAAGTTAGACAAAAAGCAGAAGAAGATGGTGTTGAAATAAGACTTCACAATATTATTTATAAATTAATTGAAGAAATAGCAGAAGCTGCAACTGGTATGTTAGATCCTGTATTTGAAGAAAAATCACTTGGAGAAGCTGAAGTAAGACAATTATTTAAGCACTCACAAGTTGGTACAATTGCTGGATGTAGAATTATTAGTGGTACAGTTCCAAGAAACTCAAAAGTACATATCTTGCGTGATGGAATCGTTGTTTATACTGGTGAATTGTCATCGTTAAAAAACAAAAAAGATGACATTAAAGAAGCTAAAGAAGGTGCTGAATGTGGTTTAACTATTAAAAACTTTAATGATTTAAAAGAAAATGATATTATAGAAGCATATAAGGTAGAAGAGGTGAAATAG